The sequence atgttgtagttcgcatttatatttttattttacagttcgtatttgtatttgcatgttataattttcatttatatttgtatttatagttcacacttgcaTTTGTGTTTTGCTAGTTCGCAcgaatgaaaagaagaagaaaaaataaaagagaaaatacaaaaacaaaaaaaaaaggagaataataaaaaataaaaaaagagagaaaatatgtgaGCAAGAGAGGGGATATCaaattgtaattaggaataactACTAGTAATTAAATCAAATTTAAGCTAAATGTAATTATCCAAaactatttgaatttgaatatgaaAAGAACGCCCGATTTCCCCAAATGCAGACCTAGGGTTTGGGTTTTGCAATAATCAGAGGAAATGGGGGATTCATCATCAGGAGAAGAAGAAGGGAAGGTTCGAGGAGGAAGGCAGGAGCTAATTGTAGATGATGAGTTGCGGGAGATGGGTAAAAAAGCAGCATGGAGTGTCAGCTCTTATAAACCGGGCAATGCTGTTCTTTCCCTTCGCGATGATAACCTTGATACCTATTGGCAgtaaggaaaatgttttctttcTGGCTTCTCTACTTTCTTAGCTCATTTTTGGGTTTTTGTTTTCTGTGTATGTATGCAGATCAGATGGTGCACAACCTCATCTTGTTAATGTTCAATttcagaagaaagttaagcttCAAGTAGGTTCTATCTTATCTTATTTACATAAATACTTACGAATGGCACATGTCATTGGTTTGGTGCATTCACGGGATGCGAATTAATTTTTGCAGTCATGTGTTGTAGCTAATCACTTGAACACTGAGACTGGTTTAATATCTTTGTTATCTGTTTCTTTGTGTTATTTATCCTCAGTTAGTCGTCCTGTATGTTGATTTCAAGCTTGACGAAAGCTATACACCTGGTAAGGTCTCTATCCGAGCAGGAGATGGCTTTCACAACTTGAAGGTAA comes from Capsicum annuum cultivar UCD-10X-F1 chromosome 2, UCD10Xv1.1, whole genome shotgun sequence and encodes:
- the LOC107858524 gene encoding anaphase-promoting complex subunit 10, producing the protein MGDSSSGEEEGKVRGGRQELIVDDELREMGKKAAWSVSSYKPGNAVLSLRDDNLDTYWQSDGAQPHLVNVQFQKKVKLQLVVLYVDFKLDESYTPGKVSIRAGDGFHNLKEIKAVELVKPTGWVHISLSGNDPRETFVNTFMLQIAVLSNHLNGRDTHIRQIKVYGPRPNPIPLQPFQFTSTEFVTYSAVR